From Coffea arabica cultivar ET-39 chromosome 2e, Coffea Arabica ET-39 HiFi, whole genome shotgun sequence, the proteins below share one genomic window:
- the LOC113732488 gene encoding uncharacterized protein isoform X3, with translation MVSVPQPPFFSPLKSISISASPAQKLQYKSIILALPSKNLKVSSSIGPSNAEPLSPNSSEKPLETDQSEGETDPVKLAFAKAKAYKKTKQSSPTPEIVQNPVQESAGRGEKSEELKLELPKLEALKPEDKGNGKEEVPLTLKLAFEKAKEYRKNKSAVEESRVVKGSEQNSGVKIGNEGSLGGSVLRKDDDKKEELKISSIDFVGLDFSEKKSTRALPAGLVPAVDAFPEEDLPEVEILIGDASKFGAGAAAPQPIQEEDVDVYKPQVSTWGVFPRPSNISKTYGGGRNIRPGEVLETAADRATKEARTKQLLAAYERKIGLSIHPKLKSECDQLFLVW, from the exons ATGGTTTCTGTACCACAACCACCATTTTTTTCTCCACTCAAATCCATCAGTATTAGTGCCTCTCCTGCTCAAAAATTGCAATACAAAAGCATAATTTTAGCATTACCATCCAAGAACCTTAAAGTTTCATCCTCTATAGGTCCTTCCAATGCAGAACCATTGTCACCAAATTCATCAGAAAAGCCCTTAGAAACTGACCAGTCTGAGGGTGAGACTGACCCTGTGAAACTTGCATTTGCTAAGGCTAAGGCAtataagaaaacaaaacaatctAGCCCTACTCCAGAAATTGTTCAGAACCCTGTTCAAGAATCTGCTGGAAGAGGTGAAAAGAGTGAGGAATTGAAGCTGGAACTGCCAAAGTTGGAAGCTTTGAAGCCAGAAGATAAGGGCAATGGGAAGGAGGAGGTTCCATTGACTCTTAAATTGGCATTTGAGAAAGCAAAAGAGTATAGGAAGAATAAAAGTGCTGTGGAGGAAAGTCGAGTTGTGAAAGGGAGTGAGCAAAATTCAG GGGTTAAGATAGGAAATGAGGGAAGTCTTGGTGGTTCAGTATTGAGAAAGGATGATGATAAGAAGGAAGAGTTGAAGATTTCGAGTATTGATTTTGTGGGGCTTGACTTCTCGGAGAAGAAGAGCACCAGGGCTTTGCCAGCTGGGCTGGTTCCAGCTGTGGACGCATTTCCTGAGGAGGACTTGCCTGAGGTGGAGATACTTATTGGAGATGCTAGCAAGTTTGGAGCTGGAGCAGCAGCACCACAGCCAATTCAGGAAGAGGATGTGGATGTTTATAAACCCCAGGTATCCACTTGGGGAGTTTTTCCTAGACCGAGCAATATCTCAAAAACT TATGGTGGTGGAAGAAATATACGCCCTGGGGAAGTACTTGAAACAGCTGCTGATCGAGCTACTAAAGAAGCACGGACAAAACAGCTGCTTGCTGCCTATGAGAGAAAAATTGGATTGAGCATTCATCCAAAGCTGAAATCTGAATGTGATCAG cTATTCTTGGTGTGGTGA
- the LOC113732488 gene encoding uncharacterized protein isoform X2: MVSVPQPPFFSPLKSISISASPAQKLQYKSIILALPSKNLKVSSSIGPSNAEPLSPNSSEKPLETDQSEGETDPVKLAFAKAKAYKKTKQSSPTPEIVQNPVQESAGRGEKSEELKLELPKLEALKPEDKGNGKEEVPLTLKLAFEKAKEYRKNKSAVEESRVVKGSEQNSGVKIGNEGSLGGSVLRKDDDKKEELKISSIDFVGLDFSEKKSTRALPAGLVPAVDAFPEEDLPEVEILIGDASKFGAGAAAPQPIQEEDVDVYKPQVSTWGVFPRPSNISKTYGGGRNIRPGEVLETAADRATKEARTKQLLAAYERKIGLSIHPKLKSECDQACFKCTVS; the protein is encoded by the exons ATGGTTTCTGTACCACAACCACCATTTTTTTCTCCACTCAAATCCATCAGTATTAGTGCCTCTCCTGCTCAAAAATTGCAATACAAAAGCATAATTTTAGCATTACCATCCAAGAACCTTAAAGTTTCATCCTCTATAGGTCCTTCCAATGCAGAACCATTGTCACCAAATTCATCAGAAAAGCCCTTAGAAACTGACCAGTCTGAGGGTGAGACTGACCCTGTGAAACTTGCATTTGCTAAGGCTAAGGCAtataagaaaacaaaacaatctAGCCCTACTCCAGAAATTGTTCAGAACCCTGTTCAAGAATCTGCTGGAAGAGGTGAAAAGAGTGAGGAATTGAAGCTGGAACTGCCAAAGTTGGAAGCTTTGAAGCCAGAAGATAAGGGCAATGGGAAGGAGGAGGTTCCATTGACTCTTAAATTGGCATTTGAGAAAGCAAAAGAGTATAGGAAGAATAAAAGTGCTGTGGAGGAAAGTCGAGTTGTGAAAGGGAGTGAGCAAAATTCAG GGGTTAAGATAGGAAATGAGGGAAGTCTTGGTGGTTCAGTATTGAGAAAGGATGATGATAAGAAGGAAGAGTTGAAGATTTCGAGTATTGATTTTGTGGGGCTTGACTTCTCGGAGAAGAAGAGCACCAGGGCTTTGCCAGCTGGGCTGGTTCCAGCTGTGGACGCATTTCCTGAGGAGGACTTGCCTGAGGTGGAGATACTTATTGGAGATGCTAGCAAGTTTGGAGCTGGAGCAGCAGCACCACAGCCAATTCAGGAAGAGGATGTGGATGTTTATAAACCCCAGGTATCCACTTGGGGAGTTTTTCCTAGACCGAGCAATATCTCAAAAACT TATGGTGGTGGAAGAAATATACGCCCTGGGGAAGTACTTGAAACAGCTGCTGATCGAGCTACTAAAGAAGCACGGACAAAACAGCTGCTTGCTGCCTATGAGAGAAAAATTGGATTGAGCATTCATCCAAAGCTGAAATCTGAATGTGATCAGGCATGTTTCAAGTGCACGGTATCTTGA
- the LOC113732488 gene encoding uncharacterized protein isoform X1, producing MVSVPQPPFFSPLKSISISASPAQKLQYKSIILALPSKNLKVSSSIGPSNAEPLSPNSSEKPLETDQSEGETDPVKLAFAKAKAYKKTKQSSPTPEIVQNPVQESAGRGEKSEELKLELPKLEALKPEDKGNGKEEVPLTLKLAFEKAKEYRKNKSAVEESRVVKGSEQNSGVKIGNEGSLGGSVLRKDDDKKEELKISSIDFVGLDFSEKKSTRALPAGLVPAVDAFPEEDLPEVEILIGDASKFGAGAAAPQPIQEEDVDVYKPQVSTWGVFPRPSNISKTYGGGRNIRPGEVLETAADRATKEARTKQLLAAYERKIGLSIHPKLKSECDQACFKCTLFLVW from the exons ATGGTTTCTGTACCACAACCACCATTTTTTTCTCCACTCAAATCCATCAGTATTAGTGCCTCTCCTGCTCAAAAATTGCAATACAAAAGCATAATTTTAGCATTACCATCCAAGAACCTTAAAGTTTCATCCTCTATAGGTCCTTCCAATGCAGAACCATTGTCACCAAATTCATCAGAAAAGCCCTTAGAAACTGACCAGTCTGAGGGTGAGACTGACCCTGTGAAACTTGCATTTGCTAAGGCTAAGGCAtataagaaaacaaaacaatctAGCCCTACTCCAGAAATTGTTCAGAACCCTGTTCAAGAATCTGCTGGAAGAGGTGAAAAGAGTGAGGAATTGAAGCTGGAACTGCCAAAGTTGGAAGCTTTGAAGCCAGAAGATAAGGGCAATGGGAAGGAGGAGGTTCCATTGACTCTTAAATTGGCATTTGAGAAAGCAAAAGAGTATAGGAAGAATAAAAGTGCTGTGGAGGAAAGTCGAGTTGTGAAAGGGAGTGAGCAAAATTCAG GGGTTAAGATAGGAAATGAGGGAAGTCTTGGTGGTTCAGTATTGAGAAAGGATGATGATAAGAAGGAAGAGTTGAAGATTTCGAGTATTGATTTTGTGGGGCTTGACTTCTCGGAGAAGAAGAGCACCAGGGCTTTGCCAGCTGGGCTGGTTCCAGCTGTGGACGCATTTCCTGAGGAGGACTTGCCTGAGGTGGAGATACTTATTGGAGATGCTAGCAAGTTTGGAGCTGGAGCAGCAGCACCACAGCCAATTCAGGAAGAGGATGTGGATGTTTATAAACCCCAGGTATCCACTTGGGGAGTTTTTCCTAGACCGAGCAATATCTCAAAAACT TATGGTGGTGGAAGAAATATACGCCCTGGGGAAGTACTTGAAACAGCTGCTGATCGAGCTACTAAAGAAGCACGGACAAAACAGCTGCTTGCTGCCTATGAGAGAAAAATTGGATTGAGCATTCATCCAAAGCTGAAATCTGAATGTGATCAGGCATGTTTCAAGTGCACG cTATTCTTGGTGTGGTGA